One part of the Sorangiineae bacterium MSr11954 genome encodes these proteins:
- a CDS encoding electron transfer flavoprotein subunit beta/FixA family protein — translation MKVLVPLKRVSDPDNANKIKIAGGKVDTTGLEWKPNPFDEYAVETALRLTENGTNPKKREGEVIVVTFGPKETEMTLRAALATGADRAIRVDAKDEDLDGDLVARALKAIVEKEKPDLVLAGKQAVDGDSNQVGQLLAEYLGWPQATFAGTIKSEGDKSLVVGREVDGGTLNVRVHLPAVVTVDLRIVAPTSVTSIHTPPTHKYADGVRFAALMAIMAAKKKPLVELKLADLAPDAALKIKYTGFEPPAARKAGVKVKTVGELVQKLKTEAKVI, via the coding sequence GTGAAAGTTCTCGTCCCCCTCAAGCGCGTCAGCGATCCGGACAACGCCAACAAGATCAAGATCGCCGGCGGCAAGGTCGATACGACCGGCCTCGAGTGGAAGCCGAATCCGTTCGACGAGTATGCGGTCGAAACGGCGCTTCGTCTGACCGAAAACGGCACCAACCCGAAGAAGCGCGAAGGTGAAGTCATCGTCGTCACCTTCGGTCCGAAGGAGACCGAGATGACCCTGCGCGCCGCCCTGGCCACGGGCGCCGACCGCGCCATCCGGGTCGACGCCAAAGACGAAGACCTCGACGGCGATCTCGTCGCCCGCGCCCTGAAGGCCATCGTGGAGAAGGAAAAGCCGGACCTGGTCCTCGCCGGCAAGCAGGCCGTCGACGGCGACTCGAACCAAGTCGGACAGCTCCTGGCCGAGTACCTCGGCTGGCCCCAGGCGACCTTCGCCGGCACCATCAAGAGCGAAGGCGACAAGTCGCTGGTGGTCGGGCGCGAGGTCGACGGCGGCACCTTGAACGTGCGCGTTCACCTGCCCGCGGTGGTCACGGTCGACCTTCGCATCGTGGCCCCCACGAGCGTCACCTCGATCCACACGCCCCCCACGCACAAGTACGCCGATGGCGTTCGCTTCGCGGCGCTCATGGCCATCATGGCGGCCAAGAAGAAGCCGCTGGTCGAGCTCAAACTGGCCGACTTGGCGCCCGACGCGGCGCTCAAGATCAAGTACACCGGCTTCGAGCCCCCCGCCGCGCGCAAGGCCGGCGTGAAGGTGAAGACGGTGGGCGAGCTGGTGCAAAAACTCAAGACCGAGGCCAAGGTCATCTGA
- the dnaX gene encoding DNA polymerase III subunit gamma/tau — MSYLVLARKYRPQSFEDLVGQEHVARTLANAIEGGRVAHAFLFTGVRGVGKTTSARLLAKCLNCLGEDGSAKGPTAKPCQVCAACKEIAAGNDIDVQEIDGASYNGVDEVRRLQEGLAFRPARDRFKIYIVDEVHMLSNAAWNAFLKTLEEPPPHVKFIFATTEVHKVPVTILSRCQRYDFKLISTQLIAKRLEEVLALEKIEADGGAIAVIAREAAGSMRDAMSLLDQVIAFSGQKLTAEDVARVLGVADRRVLHELGSALVTGDAKATLKVVDGLAQQGFDFAHVARDVLQHLRNLVVAKVSGEDGRELLDLADEEVADVMSLAKQTDGDDLMRLYQGFSKAFDEVVRSGQPRAALEMLLVRLARRPALLPLDELLARLGELERRLGGAPPPPRGAASGGGGAGGSRSRGGAVDQGPARADAAPSSSMSMSQAGAAPSVSPQSDAPWAAPPPQSTPVSRPNFPPSQASAPQGVPQASAPPRNFPPSQASAPQADVPWAAPPPQSTPVSRPNFPPSQASAPQANPAWAAPPSQSPASPRPNFPPSQASAPQANPAWAAPPSQSPASPRPNFPPSQASAPQANPAWAAPAPQAPAPPRPNPLPPPPVQANPSFDMPPLPKAVAPSKEGGDNLASWRRVVERVRATRPPLASILEHALPMEIGPERIRIALDELLASQAREADAFSLLTQEARSLFGDVTLLLEEKTPSQTAAMTLASMAIARRREELTAARNAVAEHPLVRHAIALFNADLREVRLPAGAED; from the coding sequence GTGAGCTACCTCGTTCTCGCCCGCAAGTACCGGCCGCAGTCGTTCGAAGATTTGGTCGGACAGGAGCACGTCGCGCGCACCCTCGCCAACGCGATCGAGGGGGGACGCGTGGCGCATGCTTTTCTCTTCACCGGGGTCCGCGGTGTAGGGAAGACGACCAGCGCACGCCTCCTCGCCAAGTGCTTGAATTGCCTGGGCGAGGATGGAAGCGCCAAGGGCCCCACGGCCAAGCCGTGCCAAGTATGTGCAGCCTGCAAGGAAATTGCGGCCGGCAACGACATCGACGTGCAGGAGATCGACGGCGCCAGCTACAACGGCGTGGACGAAGTGCGCCGCCTGCAAGAGGGCCTGGCGTTCCGGCCGGCGCGCGATCGCTTCAAGATTTACATCGTGGACGAGGTCCACATGCTCTCGAACGCGGCCTGGAACGCGTTCCTGAAGACGCTCGAGGAGCCGCCTCCGCACGTGAAGTTCATCTTCGCGACCACCGAGGTGCACAAGGTGCCGGTCACCATCTTGAGCCGGTGCCAGCGCTACGATTTCAAGCTGATCTCCACGCAGCTCATCGCCAAGCGGCTCGAAGAGGTGCTGGCGCTCGAGAAGATCGAGGCCGACGGCGGCGCCATCGCGGTCATCGCGCGCGAGGCCGCGGGATCGATGCGCGACGCCATGAGCCTGCTCGATCAGGTCATCGCCTTCAGCGGGCAAAAGCTCACGGCCGAGGACGTGGCGCGCGTCTTGGGGGTGGCCGATCGGCGGGTGCTGCACGAGCTGGGGAGCGCGCTGGTGACCGGCGACGCCAAGGCGACCCTCAAGGTCGTCGATGGTCTGGCGCAACAGGGTTTCGACTTTGCGCACGTCGCGCGCGACGTGCTGCAGCACCTGCGCAACTTGGTGGTCGCCAAGGTGTCGGGCGAGGACGGTCGCGAGCTCTTGGACTTGGCGGACGAAGAAGTCGCCGACGTGATGTCGCTCGCGAAGCAGACCGACGGCGACGATTTGATGCGTCTCTACCAGGGCTTCTCCAAGGCGTTCGATGAAGTGGTGCGCAGCGGCCAGCCGCGCGCGGCGCTCGAAATGTTGTTGGTGCGACTGGCGCGCCGGCCGGCGTTGCTGCCGCTGGACGAGCTCTTGGCGCGCTTGGGTGAGCTCGAACGGCGGCTGGGCGGTGCTCCTCCGCCGCCGCGGGGTGCGGCGTCTGGGGGCGGCGGCGCGGGGGGCTCGCGTTCGCGCGGCGGGGCCGTCGACCAAGGGCCGGCGCGGGCGGATGCGGCGCCGAGCTCGTCGATGTCCATGTCGCAGGCGGGTGCGGCGCCGAGCGTGTCGCCGCAGTCCGATGCGCCATGGGCGGCTCCCCCGCCCCAAAGTACGCCCGTGTCGCGGCCGAATTTCCCGCCGTCGCAGGCGAGCGCGCCGCAGGGTGTGCCGCAGGCGAGCGCGCCGCCGCGGAATTTCCCGCCGTCGCAGGCGAGCGCGCCGCAGGCTGACGTGCCATGGGCGGCTCCCCCGCCCCAAAGTACGCCCGTGTCGCGGCCGAATTTCCCGCCGTCGCAGGCGAGCGCGCCGCAGGCGAATCCGGCGTGGGCCGCGCCACCGTCCCAAAGCCCCGCCTCGCCGCGGCCGAATTTCCCGCCGTCGCAGGCGAGTGCGCCGCAGGCGAATCCGGCGTGGGCCGCGCCACCGTCCCAAAGCCCCGCCTCGCCGCGGCCGAATTTCCCGCCGTCGCAAGCGAGCGCGCCGCAGGCGAATCCGGCGTGGGCCGCGCCTGCACCGCAGGCTCCGGCGCCGCCGCGGCCGAACCCCCTGCCGCCGCCGCCGGTGCAGGCGAATCCATCGTTCGACATGCCCCCGCTTCCGAAGGCCGTGGCGCCCTCGAAAGAGGGCGGCGACAACCTCGCCTCCTGGCGGCGGGTGGTCGAACGGGTGCGCGCCACGCGCCCGCCGCTGGCGTCCATCCTCGAGCACGCGTTGCCCATGGAGATCGGACCAGAGCGCATTCGCATCGCCCTCGACGAGCTGCTCGCGTCGCAGGCGCGCGAGGCCGACGCGTTCTCGCTGCTCACGCAGGAGGCGCGCAGCCTCTTTGGCGACGTGACGCTCTTGCTCGAGGAAAAAACGCCGAGCCAGACGGCGGCCATGACCTTGGCTTCGATGGCCATCGCCCGAAGGCGCGAGGAGCTCACGGCCGCGCGAAACGCCGTCGCCGAGCACCCGCTGGTGCGCCACGCCATCGCGCTCTTCAACGCGGATCTGCGCGAGGTGCGGCTCCCGGCAGGCGCCGAGGATTGA
- the recR gene encoding recombination mediator RecR: protein MISSRSKRTINLFARLPGVGEKTAQRYLLYLLTAEDELAAELGRELVELRQHLRPCDLCGNIAEIDSLEAAAICTICSDSKRDKTLLCVVARVHDLLAIERAGSMRGRYFVLGKLLSPLEGVGPEDLPIERLLVRVKKEGIQEIICATPPSVDGEATALLLKRELAPFGVTLSRIASGVPHGGDLEFADPITMGRALAGRQRL from the coding sequence GTGATTTCCTCGCGATCGAAGCGAACCATCAACCTTTTTGCCCGCCTGCCCGGCGTGGGTGAGAAGACCGCCCAACGGTATTTGCTCTATCTCCTCACCGCCGAAGACGAGCTGGCCGCGGAGCTGGGTCGCGAGCTCGTGGAGCTGCGGCAGCACCTTCGCCCGTGTGACCTTTGCGGCAACATCGCCGAGATCGATTCGCTCGAGGCGGCCGCCATCTGCACCATCTGCAGCGATTCGAAGCGCGACAAGACGCTGCTGTGCGTGGTGGCCCGGGTGCACGATCTGCTCGCCATCGAGCGCGCCGGCAGCATGCGCGGTCGCTACTTCGTGCTGGGTAAGCTCTTGAGCCCCTTGGAGGGCGTGGGCCCGGAGGATCTTCCCATCGAGCGCCTGCTCGTGCGGGTGAAGAAAGAGGGCATCCAGGAGATCATCTGCGCCACCCCGCCCAGCGTCGACGGCGAGGCCACGGCGCTCCTCCTCAAACGCGAGCTCGCACCCTTCGGCGTTACGCTCTCACGCATCGCCAGCGGCGTCCCGCACGGCGGCGATCTCGAGTTCGCCGACCCGATCACCATGGGCCGCGCCCTCGCCGGCCGGCAACGGCTCTAA
- a CDS encoding electron transfer flavoprotein subunit alpha/FixB family protein: MNILVIAELHDGSLRKSTHSAITFARQVGAPFSILVIGSGTQNAATDAAAFGAQKILVADDASLKDPLAERYAPVVAQVAKAGGFDVVAVTASSYGKDLAPRVAAKLGAGYATDISGVKNEGGKLTFKRPTYAGNAFGYAEVQTPVKLVSVRQSEFAAAEPSGGASPVEKVAIPAADPAASRVEFISLEAAKSERPDLGEARVIVSGGRALKERFAEVLDPLANLLGAAVGASRAACDAGYAPPELQVGQTGRVVAPQLYFAIGISGAIQHLAGMKSSKNIVAINKDPEAPIFQVADYGLVQDLFTAVPELITELKKG, from the coding sequence ATGAACATTCTCGTCATCGCCGAGCTTCACGACGGCTCCCTGCGTAAGAGCACCCACAGCGCCATCACCTTCGCGCGCCAAGTGGGCGCGCCGTTCTCGATCCTGGTCATCGGGTCGGGCACCCAAAATGCGGCCACCGACGCCGCGGCCTTCGGCGCACAAAAGATCCTGGTCGCCGACGATGCTTCGCTGAAAGATCCGCTGGCCGAGCGCTACGCGCCGGTGGTGGCCCAGGTGGCCAAGGCGGGCGGCTTCGACGTCGTCGCCGTCACCGCGAGCTCCTACGGCAAAGACCTGGCGCCGCGCGTGGCCGCCAAGTTGGGCGCGGGCTACGCGACCGACATCAGCGGCGTGAAGAACGAGGGCGGCAAGCTCACGTTCAAGCGCCCCACCTACGCCGGCAACGCCTTCGGCTACGCCGAGGTGCAGACGCCGGTGAAATTGGTCAGCGTCCGCCAGAGCGAGTTCGCGGCGGCCGAGCCCAGCGGCGGCGCCTCCCCGGTGGAAAAAGTCGCCATTCCGGCGGCCGATCCCGCGGCCTCGCGCGTGGAGTTCATCTCGCTGGAGGCCGCGAAGAGCGAGCGTCCGGACCTCGGTGAGGCCCGGGTCATCGTCTCCGGCGGGCGCGCCCTCAAGGAGCGCTTCGCCGAGGTGCTCGATCCGCTGGCGAACCTGCTCGGCGCCGCCGTGGGTGCCAGCCGCGCGGCGTGCGACGCGGGCTATGCGCCGCCGGAGCTGCAAGTCGGACAGACGGGCCGCGTGGTCGCGCCGCAGCTCTACTTCGCCATTGGTATCTCGGGCGCCATCCAGCACCTGGCCGGGATGAAGAGCTCGAAGAACATCGTGGCCATCAACAAAGATCCCGAGGCGCCCATCTTCCAGGTGGCCGACTACGGCCTCGTGCAAGATCTTTTCACGGCGGTGCCCGAGCTGATCACGGAGCTGAAAAAAGGCTGA
- a CDS encoding YbaB/EbfC family nucleoid-associated protein, producing MQFRGGMNELMRQAARMQRKIEQTKDQLKDTQVTTSAVGDKVKATVTYGRKVVRIEIDPEFLASEGIELALDGACAAINSALEQADKAMEAELEKITGGVKLPGLV from the coding sequence ATGCAATTTCGCGGCGGGATGAACGAGCTCATGCGTCAGGCAGCGCGCATGCAGCGGAAGATCGAGCAGACGAAGGATCAGTTGAAGGACACCCAGGTGACGACCTCCGCCGTCGGCGACAAGGTCAAAGCCACGGTGACCTACGGCCGAAAGGTCGTGCGCATCGAGATCGATCCCGAGTTCCTGGCGAGCGAGGGGATCGAGCTCGCGCTCGACGGGGCCTGTGCGGCCATCAATAGCGCCCTAGAACAGGCGGACAAGGCCATGGAGGCCGAGCTCGAGAAGATCACCGGCGGGGTCAAGCTCCCGGGGCTCGTTTAG
- a CDS encoding DUF374 domain-containing protein, whose translation MAASPARPVAVAWAARGRKLAGFVLGLVAALWLRTLRVRVWVDPRLLAVGAGGSGQGGGSGAGGVGGVSAGAGPWVLSFFHGTQFPLLAWRRRRRTVVMVSHSHDGAMQAVALRCLGFGIVRGSSSRGGVRGLAALIRQVKRGDADAAFAVDGPRGPYGKVKEGAILAARATGGVLVPMGSASARAWVASRAWDRFTLPLPFSRVQIVLGAPLLPDGASEATASGATAALASASATATADELERAIASANATALALLSAKVLEPLPAGEGAAHGDRVGELEIAAVRDAAGDA comes from the coding sequence ATGGCGGCGTCGCCCGCGCGTCCGGTCGCGGTCGCGTGGGCTGCGCGAGGGCGGAAGCTCGCGGGCTTCGTGCTCGGGCTGGTGGCGGCGCTTTGGCTTCGGACGTTGCGGGTGCGGGTCTGGGTCGATCCGCGGTTGCTCGCGGTGGGCGCGGGCGGGTCGGGGCAGGGTGGGGGGAGCGGCGCGGGCGGTGTTGGTGGCGTGTCGGCCGGCGCGGGGCCGTGGGTGTTGTCGTTCTTTCATGGGACGCAGTTTCCGCTGCTGGCGTGGCGCAGGCGGAGGCGCACCGTGGTGATGGTGAGCCATTCGCACGACGGGGCGATGCAGGCGGTGGCGCTCCGTTGCTTGGGGTTCGGCATCGTGCGCGGGTCGAGCTCGCGTGGCGGGGTGCGCGGGCTCGCGGCGTTGATTCGGCAGGTGAAACGGGGCGACGCCGACGCGGCGTTTGCCGTCGATGGGCCGCGCGGTCCTTACGGCAAGGTGAAAGAGGGCGCGATCCTGGCGGCCCGCGCCACGGGCGGCGTGCTCGTTCCCATGGGGAGCGCCAGCGCGCGCGCATGGGTGGCGTCGCGGGCGTGGGATCGATTCACCTTGCCGCTCCCGTTTTCGCGCGTGCAAATCGTGCTCGGCGCGCCGCTGTTGCCGGACGGTGCGTCCGAGGCGACGGCGTCGGGGGCCACGGCGGCGTTGGCGTCGGCGTCCGCTACTGCGACCGCGGACGAGCTTGAGCGCGCGATCGCGAGCGCCAACGCCACGGCGTTGGCGCTGCTATCGGCGAAGGTGTTAGAGCCGTTGCCGGCCGGCGAGGGCGCGGCCCATGGTGATCGGGTCGGCGAACTCGAGATCGCCGCCGTGCGGGACGCCGCTGGCGATGCGTGA